Proteins from a single region of Diorhabda sublineata isolate icDioSubl1.1 chromosome 2, icDioSubl1.1, whole genome shotgun sequence:
- the LOC130452663 gene encoding uncharacterized protein LOC130452663, which translates to MLVSQITPTYQLIYKILEKIEVAITFSKLNTVHNSIIEPRELLDEIKIVNKQLKFNKLPFEPRVENILLYEKVTEIKCYTKGYKIVFILEIPIVESEMYNYFHIYSLPVPTQNSFKVILHQAKFLILNDLSYMFFDENCQEVSSEQYICNQNGPVIIQEETPCEIQMLHYFKNVSSCQQLAIRMPKLRIQKLEKNHWILISPEISVVNQKCGSNKDNFPIQGTFILELDSECEVDINGIKINHFENHQTELKLINFPNLTFPSEISKFQVKPIQLYSTNLDEIKTYSKCFKHSKTENLNYLISYNIGKFLYLDCFYLFHYNNYHFVLDCKIHPSKKNQKKKLRPRNPEWSPKFGNSIYSLNFCLTAEELWERF; encoded by the coding sequence ATGCTGGTTTCTCAAATCACTCCAACTTATCAATTGATTTACAAAATTCTAGAGAAAATCGAAGTAGCTAtcacattttctaaattaaatacagttcataattcaataattgaacCTAGAGAACTATTAGATGAAATTAAGATTGTgaataaacaattgaaatttaataagcTTCCATTTGAACCAAGAGTAGAAAATATTCTCTTATATGAAAAGgtcacagaaataaaatgttataccAAGGGATATAAAATAGTATTTATCCTAGAAATTCCTATAGTAGAAAGCGAAATGTACAATTATTTCCACATATACTCATTACCTGTACCCACTCAGAATTCCTTCAAAGTAATTTTACATCAAGCAAAATTCCTCATCCTAAATGACCTTTCCTATATGTTTTTTGACGAGAATTGTCAAGAAGTCTCATCCGAACAATACATTTGCAACCAGAATGGACCCGTTATCATTCAAGAAGAAACCCCATGTGAAATTCAGATGCTCCACTACTTCAAGAACGTCTCATCATGTCAACAGTTAGCTATCCGAATGCCAAAATTACGAATccaaaaattagagaaaaatcaTTGGATTCTAATATCTCCTGAAATAAGTGTAGTTAATCAAAAGTGCGGATCTAACAAAGACAATTTTCCAATTCAGGGAACTTTTATTTTAGAACTTGACTCGGAGTGTGAAGTGGACATAAACggtattaaaattaatcattttgaaaatcatcAAACCGAActcaaattaataaactttcCAAATTTAACGTTTCCaagtgaaatatcaaaatttcaagtgaaaccAATTCAACTATATTCTACCAATTTAGACGAAATTAAAACGTATTCAAAGTGCtttaaacattcaaaaacagaaaatctCAACTATTTAATCTCCTATAATATCGGCAAATTTCTATATTTGgactgtttttatttatttcattataataattatcactttgtattaGACTGTAAAATTCATCCAAGCAAGAAGAACCAGAAGAAGAAGCTAAGGCCAAGAAATCCAGAATGGTCcccaaaatttggaaattcaaTATATTCCTTGAATTTCTGTCTAACGGCGGAGGAGTTATGGGAACGCTTCTAG